In the Oryza glaberrima chromosome 6, OglaRS2, whole genome shotgun sequence genome, one interval contains:
- the LOC127777291 gene encoding histone H3.3, which translates to MARTKQTARKSTGGKAPRKQLATKAARKSAPTTGGVKKPHRYRPGTVALREIRKYQKSTELLIRKLPFQRLVREIAQDFKTDLRFQSHAVLALQEAAEAYLVGLFEDTNLCAIHAKRVTIMPKDIQLARRIRGERA; encoded by the exons ATGGCCCGTACGAAGCAGACCGCCCGCAAGTCCACCGGCGGCAAGGCCCCGAGGAAGCAGCTCGCCACCAAG GCGGCGAGGAAGTCTGCTCCGACCACCGGCGGCGTGAAGAAGCCCCACCGCTACAGGCCGGGGACGGTGGCGCTCCGCGAGATCCGCAAGTACCAGAAGAGCACGGAGCTCCTGATCCGCAAGCTCCCCTTCCAGCGCCTCGTCCGCGAGATCGCGCAGGACTTCAAGACCGACCTCCGCTTCCAGAGCCACGCGGTGCTCGCCCTCCAGGAGGCCGCCGAGGCCTACCTCGTCGGGCTCTTCGAGGACACCAACCTCTGCGCCATCCACGCCAAGCGCGTCACCATCATGCCCAAGGACATCCAGCtcgcccgccgcatccgcggcgagcgcgcgtaA
- the LOC127777289 gene encoding histone H1-like: MATATEEVAAAAAAAGEAPPPPPLAVVEEVKEAVEAPKPEEAPKAEEGEEKKAEGEKEKEKAKKERKPRARKPRSAGPHHPPYFEMIKEAIMALDGNGKAGSSPYAIAKYMGEQHMGVLPANYRKVLAVQLRNFAAKGRLVKVKASFKLSAAEEKKATAAKAARSKAAKGIVGGAKRKRTPRPSAAAAKKPASSAEAKKAVPPARPARAKRARKAAPAKPMQPPKSIRSAISKKANKASA; the protein is encoded by the exons ATGGCGACTGCGACCGAGGAGGTTGCCGCTgcggctgctgccgccggcgaggcgccgccgccgccgccgctagcggtGGTAGAGGAGGtgaaggaggcggtggaggcaccgaagccggaggaggcgccgAAGGctgaggagggggaggagaagaaggcggagggtgagaaggagaaggagaaggcgaagAAGGAGAGGAAACCGAGGGCGAGGAAGCCCCGATCGGCGGGGCCACACCACCCGCCCTACTTCGAG ATGATCAAGGAGGCGATCATGGCGCTGGACGGGAACGGCAAGGCGGGATCGAGCCCGTACGCGATCGCCAAGTACATGGGGGAGCAGCACATGGGGGTTCTCCCGGCGAACTACCGGAAGGTGCTCGCCGTGCAGCTGCGGAACTTCGCCGCCAAGGGCCGGCTCGTGAAGGTGAAGGCCTCGTTCAAGCTGTCGGCTGCCGAGGagaagaaggcgacggcggcgaaggcggccaGGTCCAAGGCGGCCAAGggcatcgtcggcggcgccaaGAGGAAGAGGACCccgcgcccctccgccgccgccgccaagaagcCCGCGTCGTCGGCGGAGGCGAAGAAGGCGGTTCCCCCCGCCCGCCCAGCCCGCGCCAAGAGGGCGAGGAAGGCCGCCCCCGcgaagccgatgcagccgcCCAAATCCATCCGCTCCGCCATCTCCAAGAAGGCCAACAAGGCCAGCGCCTGA